A stretch of Vigna angularis cultivar LongXiaoDou No.4 chromosome 4, ASM1680809v1, whole genome shotgun sequence DNA encodes these proteins:
- the LOC108321139 gene encoding ATP-dependent zinc metalloprotease FTSH 2, chloroplastic isoform X2 codes for MAASLACLGGSGLYTQSNKIILGKEVNGRHLFSSHRLSSLNKESKTILVKASLDQRKHERRRGFLKLLNVGVGLPVLLGSGKAYADEQGTSSSRLSYSRFLEYLDKDRVKKVDLYENGTSAIVEAVSPELGNRVQRVRVQLPGLSQELLQKFREKNIDFAAHNGQEETGSPLANLIGNLAFPLILIGGLFFLSRRSSGGVGGPGGSGFPLAFGQSKAKFQMEPNTGVTFDDVAGVDEAKQDFMEVVEFLKKPERFTAVGARIPKGVLLVGPPGTGKTLLAKAIAGEAGVPFFSISGSEFVEMFVGVGASRVRDLFKKAKENAPCIVFVDEIDAVGRQRGTGIGGGNDEREQTLNQLLTEMDGFEGNTGIIVIAATNRADILDSALLRPGRFDRQVTVDVPDIRGRTEILKVHGTNKKFEADVSLEVIAMRTPGFSGADLANLLNEAAILAGRRGKAAISSKEIDDSIDRIVAGMEGTVMTDGKSKSLVAYHEVGHAICGTLTPGHDPVQKVTLVPRGQARGLTWFIPADDPTLISKQQLFARIVGGLGGRAAEEVIFGEPEVTTGAAGDLQQITSLAKQMVTTFGMSDIGPWSLMDSSAQSADVIMRMMARNSMSEKLAEDIDAAIKRISDEAYEIALSQIRNNREAIDKIVEVLLEKETMSGDEFRALLSEFVEIPAENRVPPSIPSPITV; via the exons TCTCTTCTCATCTCATAGACTTTCATCACTGAATAAGGAATCAAAGACAATATTGgtcaaggcatcattggatcAAAGAAAACATGAACGGAGAAGAGGatttttgaaattgttgaatgTCGGAGTTGGCTTACCGGTACTATTAGGAAGTGGGAAAGCTTACGCTGATGAACAAGGGACATCCTCCTCCAGACTGTCTTATTCTAGGTTTCTTGAGTATTTGGACAAGGATAGAGTTAAAAAAGTGGATCTGTATGAGAATGGAACCTCGGCTATTGTGGAGGCTGTATCTCCTGAGTTGGGTAATAGAGTGCAGCGAGTGCGTGTCCAACTTCCCGGACTTAGCCAAGAGCTACTTCAGAAATTCAGGGAAAAGAACATTGACTTTGCCGCACACAATGGCCAAGAAGAGACAGGATCTCCGTTAGCGAACCTGATTGGGAACCTGGCTTTCCCTCTAATTTTGATTGGAGGATTGTTCTTTCTGTCAAGACGATCATCAGGAGGAGTGGGAGGTCCTGGTGGATCAGGCTTTCCTCTTGCTTTTGGTCAATCCAAAGCCAAGTTTCAAATGGAGCCTAATACTGGAGTGACATTTGACGATGTTGCTGGAGTGGACGAAGCCAAACAGGATTTTATGGAGGTGGTGGAATTTCTTAAAAAGCCCGAGAGATTCACTGCTGTTGGGGCTCGCATACCAAAAGGTGTTCTTCTTGTTGGTCCTCCTGGAACTGGGAAGACACTTTTAGCAAAGGCTATTGCAGGTGAAGCAGGTGTCCCATTTTTTTCAATCTCAGGTTCTGAGTTTGTGGAGATGTTTGTTGGTGTTGGTGCTTCCCGAGTCCGCGATTTATTCAAGAAGGCCAAAGAGAATGCTCCAtgcattgtttttgttgatGAAATTGATGCTGTTGGAAGGCAAAGGGGTACTGGAATTGGTGGAGGGAATGATGAAAGAGAACAGACCCTCAACCAACTTTTGACAGAAAtggatggatttgagggtaatacGGGTATCATTGTCATTGCAGCTACTAACAGGGCTGACATTCTTGATTCTGCATTGTTAAGGCCAGGCCGATTTGATAGACAG GTGACAGTTGATGTTCCAGATATTCGGGGAAGGACTGAAATTTTAAAGGTTCATGGTACCAATAAAAAGTTTGAAGCTGATGTTTCACTTGAAGTAATTGCTATGAGAACACCTGGTTTTAGTGGAGCTGATCTGGCAAACCTGCTGAATGAAGCTGCTATCCTAGCTGGTCGTCGCGGAAAGGCAGCTATTTCATCCAAAGAGATTGATGATTCTATTGATAGGATTGTGGCTGGAATGGAAGGAACGGTGATGACAGATGGGAAGAGCAAAAGCTTAGTGGCTTATCATGAAGTTGGGCATGCTATTTGTGG AACTTTGACTCCTGGTCATGATCCTGTGCAAAAGGTTACCTTGGTTCCTCGTGGGCAAGCTCGGGGTCTTACCTGGTTTATTCCTGCTGATGACCCAACGCTGATCTCCAAGCAACAACTCTTCGCAAGAATTGTTGGTGGACTAGGTGGCAGAGCAGCAGAGGAAGTGATTTTTGGTGAGCCTGAGGTTACAACTGGAGCAGCTGGTGATTTGCAGCAAATAACCAGTTTGGCCAAACAG ATGGTAACCACATTCGGAATGTCTGATATTGGTCCTTGGTCACTCATGGACTCATCGGCTCAAAGTGCAGATGTGATCATGAGAATGATGGCAAGAAACTCAATGTCAGAAAAGCTTGCCGAAGACATTGATGCTGCTATCAAGAGAATTTCAGATGAAGCATATGAAATTGCATTGAGCCAAATAAGGAACAACCGAGAAGCAATTGATAAGATTGTGGAAGTTCTACTGGAGAAGGAGACAATGAGTGGAGATGAATTCCGAGCTCTCCTGTCCGAGTTTGTTGAAATTCCTGCTGAAAATCGGGTCCCTCCTTCAATACCCTCACCAATTACTGTTTGA